GAGTAAATTTGGCACATCCTGCTGATCTGGTGGCCAATAAACTGTTTGACCAATGCTTGGATCACGTACAAACACTGGCGCAGTTCTTATCACTCCTGAGGATGATTCCAACATGACTCCTGTTGTTACTTGACGATGAATTTTTAATATTAAAGATTCATCAAGTATATGTCTGCCAGTTTTTAGTTGATCATTTAACATCATTAAAGCCTGATTATAATTCAACACTTCTCGTTGGGTATCACGAATATGCGCCGGAGCTTGTTTGAGAAGTTGTTTCACATCTGTTAATGGTAAGGGATTCCCCTCGATACTAGTTGAAGCATGAGCTGACACTTCACGTGCAATTCGTTCCAGTTCAAATAAAACTACTTGCGGAAAACGCCGGTTATTCAAAATTTCCACTATCTGGCTAATTTTCTTAATATTAGCCAGTAATTGATTGGTAATAGTGTACTTGGGTTCAAACATAATTGTCTGATGTATCTATTTATTTATAGACGCATTATAGACGATTCATAGACGATTGTCAAACTGAAATTGCACAGATAGACCACAATATGGAGTTTGTTTTTGTGATATAATACGACACAATGTTAACAACAAGACTCACCTTTTTTCAGGCTTTGCTAACTAAAGATACCCGAGCAATCTATTACGTATTAGTATTTTCTTTTGATTTCTTAGTTGGTCTAACCGCCACTATTTATTCACTATACCTACTCCGTAACGGCTTAGATTTATTTCAGGTCAATTTAGTCAACACGGTTTTTATGTTGGGTAGTGTAATTTTTGAAATTCCAACTGGTGCGTTGGCCGATTACGCTGGCCGCAAAATATCCGTGCTCCTCAGTTTTGCGTGTTTACCCATCGGCTTTGGAATATATTATTTCTCTTCATCAATCGGTTGGTTTATGTTCGCCGAACTTTGGATTGCTTTTGCTGTAGCCTGCTTATCTGGTGCTCTCGATGCTTGGGTAATTGATCAAATACAACACCAGGGTTATACCAGTAAAACTGATTTAGTTTTTTCACATGGTGGTATCGCTAGTGGTTTAGCTTTACTGCTGGGTGGTGTAATTGGTGCGCAGTTGGGAAATATTTCATTAGGTTTACCATTTGGTTTTGGAGCTATCTTTGGTTTATTAGTATTGTTATTCACCTACTGGGGAATGATGGAAACAATTAATCACACTAAACGCCGCCAATTTCACTGGCTAACCGGTGTAAAAAGTATTAGACATGCCTTTAATCCGGTGGTCATTTGGTTGTTACTGGCGACCGGGGTAGCTAATTTTGCATTTCAACCATTGAACATGTATTGGTCGCCCCGCGTAATGGAAATGACTAATCATCAAGTTTGGTTATTAAGTTATGTTTGGATCGGAGTCTCTCTTAGTCTAATGTTGGGAGCTTATTTAGCACAACGCTTTACCAAATTCACGATGTCTCAGCACTGGTTGTTTGTGATCACAACTTTGATATTAGCTTTACCAATTATTATCATTGCCTCAACCTCCGTAGTATCGACATTGCTAAGTGGCTTCTTCATTTATGAGATTGGCCGTGGTTTACTAACGCCACTCCATAAAAGTTTTTTAAATAAACACATTCCAGCAAATGAACGCGCGACGTTATTATCGTTTGATTCCTTAATAAGCAAATTATGTGCCGGCGCTGGCTTAATTTTATTTGGTTATTTAGCCCGACAATATTCCATTTCACTCACCTGGCTCTTGGCCGGCCTGATACTATTGTTTCTGATCCCACTTTATTATTACGCTACAAAGAACAGTAAACTGACAGCAGAATATAAACGTGAAAATTAAGGTGCTACGTTTCTATAACTATTCTTGTATTAGGTGGGCTTTCAAAGCACTAATTTTATTATCCCACACTGAAGTATCACTACTAAGCCACTCGCCAAGTTCTGGAACCATTTCACCCTCTTTATATTTACCGCTATATTTTTCGAAGTTATCAAGCTGCTCCCGTTTTCTTGCCGCACAAAAGGCAATTTCACTTTTAATTTCCTCATCTGTCATGGGTTGTTCTGATTCTTCCTTTAAGGTAGGTTTCATACCTTCTATATTTTTGGGCTGTACTTTAAAGGGTGATTTTTCCATATTATTCTTGTTAATATATAAATTATTTCTTCAAACGATAATACGTCGCTTTGCCTTTGCCGTGCGCTGCAATCATTTTAATTTTCTTCAACTTTTGTAGATGTAATTGAGCGGTTCGTTTTGGACAATGTAAAATATCCACCACATCACTGATGGTCAGTCTACCAAGCGAACCAAGAAAATCTAAAATAGTAACTTGATCTTTATCCAAAAATATTTGCGTGTCGATATTTAAATCCTTCAGCTTGACTGGCAAACTGAATATTTTACGTCTCACCAGATCGATTTCTTCTTTAAAGCCATTTATAAAATATTCCAACCAAGGGGTAAAATCTTGGCGACGAGTATCATAATCCTTGCCAATATTAATGGCGGCATAATAAGCTGGCCGATCATTGTTATAATAATCTTCCAACGCAAATAAGTGACGGAAATCATAACCACGCTGATAGAGCACTAAAGTGGCTAGGGCGCGAGCCGTTCGACCATTGCCATCGGCAAAAGGATGAATCGCAGCAATTTCTTGATGGACAATGCCTGCTACGATAACCGGATTAATTTGCTCTTTGATACTATACTGCATCCATTCGATTAAATTATCCATTAACTTTGGTACAGCATTTACCGCGGCAGCTGTGTACATGATCTCCTGTCTACCGTCAGCATATCTACGTACAACATACACCATGTGTTTTCTATATTTACCAGATGATCCAACTGGCAATGTATTGGTTGTCACTAAACGATGAATCTTTAAAATAACCTGTTTAGTTATGACCTTTTTTTCTTTAACAACTTGGTCAATATATTTGAGTGCTTTGAGATAATTTTCTACTTCATAAATATCTCGCACCGGGGCAGTAATCTTTTGTTTGTTCGCCAATGCTTCAACTTCTCGAACATTTAAAATGTTGCCCTCTATAGCCGTTGAACTATGAGTCATTCTAATTAAAGCTTGCCGACGGAGCTTTAGTTCTTGTTGCGGCAAAATTCGCGCACGTTCAATTACTGCTTTACCTTCGGAAATAGCAGTTAACAGGTGAACAATTTTATCAGTCAATTGATATTTTGGATGAAACATACGGCATTGTAATAATACTACAAAAAATCTAATCGCGCAAGATCCGCGCATAAATCGCGCAAGCCTGATTAACATTTTACTGCCCATGACACTTCTTGAAGTGTTATCTTAATGGAAAATTTATTATCTTATTGACTGTGCCTTTACCGGTGGCGCCAAACTGAGCGCATTTATTGATCGGTTTTAAAACTAACCGAATCTGACCAAGGTGTTAAGACGCCGCCAATTTTCGCACGCACCCTGACTTGGTAATGATGATTGGATAGTAGTTCAGACAAGGTATGCTTAGCAGCAGTCGTTTTGATCGTATCGAGCACTTTTCCAGAAGTTGACCGAAGTTGTATCGTGTATTTCTGCACATCGGTAAGTGTATCCCAAGTAACCCGCGCACTACTGTCTGTACGATTAGCTTTCGGTACAGCCACATTTTGTACACCAACCTTTTTGATTTTATAACTCAACTGGTCAGTTGAATCTTGAGCAGCATCGGCCGCCATTAATGCACTAGTAGTAAAATCACCTCCAGCATAGGTTTGCACAGCAAAATTCAGCATATCACCATAATCAATATTTTTCAGATTCAATAATCCAGTACCATCGGCATTGGTTAAATTCAAATCCGTTTCAAAACCACCAGCGCTATCCACGTTTTTGCCCGACTCCCCACCCTTAGAGGTGTCACCGATTTCTGGATCAATGACAACTAACAAACTATCTTCATCTGGATTAAATGCGGCTGTAGCAAAATCTTCAGTTGTGGATTCTTCATAAATAGCCGTGACCTCAGGACCATTTTCCATGCCGATACTATCACGCAAGGCGTGGAGGTAAACCGCATAGTACAGAATGGAACCAGAATCACCTTTCTGCATCTTAAACACTAACCACATATCCAGGTCAGCGGGTAAACCAACATTGTCACCTGGGCCATCTTGGTCACCGAATTCATAGTATTTTTCTTCCACTAGATCATATACCGATAATAAGGGGTGGAAAGAGTCAATATAGAGTTGCAATTGTGTGGCCGTATTACAGACTTTTATATTTTCTAAATCACTCATCAGGTCGATGTTGGTAGTATAACGATCTCCACTAGATTCCGTAGTAGACCAACCAGTGTCACTATAATAGTAACTAATTCCAGTGAGATCTGATCCATCGGTAGTCAGTGACTCAACATCTGCCCAGTCGCCCGTATTATTATCAATGACTACGCCACTGCAGGCGTTACCATCGGCTGAGACAACATTGGGCAATAAGGTACTGCCAATGACCAAACTGGTAGAGATGATGCTGATAATAAACACTTTCAATGGAACCATAAAATATTATTTAATAATCCTATTTTAGTAGTATAACAAACCCTTACTTTAATTAACAAGGCCCTCCCTTTGTAACCTATTGGCCATGGCAACGTTTGAAGTGCTATCTTAATGGGAAGGAATTTAGTATACCTTGCTCCACCAAAAACGCAATTAGAACATAGAGCCCGTAGGCACTCAAAAACATTACCCCAAACCCTTTGCTCAGACGTTGTCCCCTATACATTAATCCAGCTAGTAAAAGTGTTAGTAGTAAAACCAATGGCAAGTCAAACTTCCAGAAGCTAGCAGCAACCGTAATCGGCGCTATACAGATAGTAACACCTAAGACAATCAAAATATTGAGAATATTACTACCGACCACATTGCCAATCACTAAATCATTTGACTTTCGTAGTGAAGCAGTAATGCCGGTGACAATTTCTGGTAACGATGTACCAACTGCCACAATGGTAATGCCAATAAATAATTCGCTCAACTGAAATAATCGTGCCAACACAATGGCATTGGTCACAACCATCCGTGCACCAACAAATAACAAGGCTAAGCCGGCCAGCAATGCTGCTACTGATACTACTAAATCTTTCCGCTGCCGAATGGCTATGTTGGTTGCTATATCGTCTCGTTCAATGCCATTATTTTGGCTGTGGTAACGTACGGCTATCCAAGTAAACCCTACTCCACATGCCACCAATATCACCCCATCAACGCGACTCAAATAGCCATCAATCACCATAAGATAAAGCAACCCTATGGAACAGAGCAAACCAAATAATTCTAACCGTGACTTTTTAGCTAAACCTAGATTGATGGGATAAATCAGTATGCTTAGCCCCAGCACGATCCCAATATTCGCCACGTTACTACCCAAAACATTACCAAGTACAATATCGTTTTTCTGCTCGAGGCCCGCAATAATACCAACGACTAATTCTGGTAAGGACGTTCCCAGGGCTACAATGGTTAAACCAATAATAATCAATGGGACTCGCCAGTAACGCGCTAACGCGGAACTATGATCCAAGAACAGAGTTGAACCTTTATAGAGAATAAACATCCCTACTGCGCCAAGTACAATTGGGATCACATACGCCATGTTGAGTAGTATAGCAAAAAAACTATTGACCGTGGCACTTCTTATACTTCTTCCCACTGCCACACGGGCAAGGATCATTGCGGCCAACTT
The genomic region above belongs to Patescibacteria group bacterium and contains:
- a CDS encoding MFS transporter; the encoded protein is MLTTRLTFFQALLTKDTRAIYYVLVFSFDFLVGLTATIYSLYLLRNGLDLFQVNLVNTVFMLGSVIFEIPTGALADYAGRKISVLLSFACLPIGFGIYYFSSSIGWFMFAELWIAFAVACLSGALDAWVIDQIQHQGYTSKTDLVFSHGGIASGLALLLGGVIGAQLGNISLGLPFGFGAIFGLLVLLFTYWGMMETINHTKRRQFHWLTGVKSIRHAFNPVVIWLLLATGVANFAFQPLNMYWSPRVMEMTNHQVWLLSYVWIGVSLSLMLGAYLAQRFTKFTMSQHWLFVITTLILALPIIIIASTSVVSTLLSGFFIYEIGRGLLTPLHKSFLNKHIPANERATLLSFDSLISKLCAGAGLILFGYLARQYSISLTWLLAGLILLFLIPLYYYATKNSKLTAEYKREN
- a CDS encoding Fic family protein, coding for MFHPKYQLTDKIVHLLTAISEGKAVIERARILPQQELKLRRQALIRMTHSSTAIEGNILNVREVEALANKQKITAPVRDIYEVENYLKALKYIDQVVKEKKVITKQVILKIHRLVTTNTLPVGSSGKYRKHMVYVVRRYADGRQEIMYTAAAVNAVPKLMDNLIEWMQYSIKEQINPVIVAGIVHQEIAAIHPFADGNGRTARALATLVLYQRGYDFRHLFALEDYYNNDRPAYYAAINIGKDYDTRRQDFTPWLEYFINGFKEEIDLVRRKIFSLPVKLKDLNIDTQIFLDKDQVTILDFLGSLGRLTISDVVDILHCPKRTAQLHLQKLKKIKMIAAHGKGKATYYRLKK
- a CDS encoding fibronectin type III domain-containing protein; the encoded protein is MVPLKVFIISIISTSLVIGSTLLPNVVSADGNACSGVVIDNNTGDWADVESLTTDGSDLTGISYYYSDTGWSTTESSGDRYTTNIDLMSDLENIKVCNTATQLQLYIDSFHPLLSVYDLVEEKYYEFGDQDGPGDNVGLPADLDMWLVFKMQKGDSGSILYYAVYLHALRDSIGMENGPEVTAIYEESTTEDFATAAFNPDEDSLLVVIDPEIGDTSKGGESGKNVDSAGGFETDLNLTNADGTGLLNLKNIDYGDMLNFAVQTYAGGDFTTSALMAADAAQDSTDQLSYKIKKVGVQNVAVPKANRTDSSARVTWDTLTDVQKYTIQLRSTSGKVLDTIKTTAAKHTLSELLSNHHYQVRVRAKIGGVLTPWSDSVSFKTDQ
- a CDS encoding calcium/sodium antiporter codes for the protein MAYVIPIVLGAVGMFILYKGSTLFLDHSSALARYWRVPLIIIGLTIVALGTSLPELVVGIIAGLEQKNDIVLGNVLGSNVANIGIVLGLSILIYPINLGLAKKSRLELFGLLCSIGLLYLMVIDGYLSRVDGVILVACGVGFTWIAVRYHSQNNGIERDDIATNIAIRQRKDLVVSVAALLAGLALLFVGARMVVTNAIVLARLFQLSELFIGITIVAVGTSLPEIVTGITASLRKSNDLVIGNVVGSNILNILIVLGVTICIAPITVAASFWKFDLPLVLLLTLLLAGLMYRGQRLSKGFGVMFLSAYGLYVLIAFLVEQGILNSFPLR